The proteins below come from a single Dehalococcoidia bacterium genomic window:
- a CDS encoding CooT family nickel-binding protein, protein MCLAKAYLIEGKEKQMVLEDVALLTVEGRKIRLKTLFGDQKEIAASVKAIDFQNASIILQSEPERMEK, encoded by the coding sequence ATGTGTTTGGCTAAAGCGTATCTGATTGAAGGCAAGGAAAAACAGATGGTGCTGGAAGATGTGGCGCTTCTCACGGTTGAGGGAAGAAAGATACGATTGAAGACCCTTTTTGGCGATCAAAAGGAAATAGCCGCGAGCGTCAAGGCAATTGACTTTCAGAATGCCAGCATCATCCTCCAATCTGAGCCTGAAAGGATGGAGAAATGA
- a CDS encoding methyltransferase domain-containing protein produces the protein MMNQRQYFNEIAPRWDSLGSEEDRVRLARMINELKIAPKESILDVGSGTGAVIPLLRETVGNGGRIVSLDISEKMLQIARGKGFEGNIHFLQADAGAGPLVGEAFGLVMCHSVFPHFQDKPAILIELKRMLRPGGRLVICHTKSRPQINTIHRNIGGVVGHDLLPDETEMRILLAEADFEKIEVYDESERYLAIARKNSGTGLCCR, from the coding sequence ATGATGAACCAGCGCCAGTATTTCAATGAAATAGCGCCCCGGTGGGATTCTCTTGGCTCCGAGGAAGATCGCGTTCGGCTGGCCCGGATGATCAATGAGCTGAAAATCGCCCCCAAGGAGAGCATCCTCGATGTGGGCAGCGGCACCGGAGCTGTGATTCCATTGTTGAGGGAAACAGTTGGTAATGGGGGACGAATTGTCTCTCTGGATATATCAGAGAAGATGCTGCAGATTGCTCGAGGCAAAGGCTTTGAGGGGAATATCCATTTCCTTCAGGCTGATGCCGGTGCCGGTCCGCTGGTCGGGGAGGCTTTTGGGCTGGTGATGTGCCATTCCGTTTTCCCTCATTTTCAGGATAAGCCGGCAATTTTGATCGAACTAAAAAGGATGCTCCGTCCCGGCGGAAGGCTGGTGATCTGCCATACCAAGAGCCGCCCGCAGATCAATACGATCCATCGGAATATTGGTGGAGTGGTGGGGCATGATCTTCTTCCCGATGAGACGGAGATGCGCATTTTGCTGGCAGAAGCAGATTTTGAAAAGATCGAAGTCTATGATGAATCGGAGAGATATCTGGCAATTGCCCGGAAGAACTCTGGAACGGGCCTCTGCTGCCGATAG
- a CDS encoding ABC transporter ATP-binding protein: MRHAAVNESIIRIEGATVSYREDVALREVSLEIESGEFVGIIGPNGSGKTTLLTVVNGLGNLCQGEVWVLGQHLNGNGNSLRKRIGYVPQQQNIDPRMPINVREAVMMGRYGKMGLLNRPGAADWTIVDEAIRMVGMKHLARRPIGHLSGGEQQRVAIARALAQEPEILLLDEPTASLDWRAQRELLEMVRRIHDAQGLTTLFVTHDLNSLPQTCDRLVLMKQGRIWHHGHPRDVLNGNTLSQLYGAPIFITEPAGIPAVFS, from the coding sequence ATGAGACACGCGGCGGTTAACGAAAGTATCATCAGGATAGAGGGAGCCACCGTTTCCTATCGGGAGGATGTGGCGTTGCGAGAAGTCTCTCTGGAAATAGAAAGCGGCGAGTTCGTGGGCATCATCGGGCCGAACGGTTCCGGGAAAACGACTCTCCTTACGGTGGTTAACGGTTTGGGGAATCTATGCCAGGGAGAAGTTTGGGTTTTGGGTCAGCATCTCAATGGAAATGGCAACAGCCTCAGGAAGCGGATTGGGTATGTGCCCCAGCAGCAGAATATCGATCCGCGTATGCCGATTAATGTGCGTGAAGCGGTGATGATGGGACGCTATGGGAAAATGGGATTGTTGAATCGTCCGGGTGCTGCCGATTGGACCATCGTGGATGAGGCGATCAGAATGGTTGGTATGAAGCATCTGGCCAGGCGTCCCATAGGCCATCTCTCCGGAGGGGAACAGCAGCGAGTGGCCATCGCCAGAGCCCTGGCTCAGGAGCCGGAGATTCTTCTTCTGGACGAACCTACGGCCTCACTGGACTGGCGGGCGCAGCGGGAACTCCTGGAAATGGTCAGGAGAATCCACGATGCGCAAGGGCTGACCACGCTCTTTGTCACCCATGACCTCAATTCCTTGCCCCAGACTTGTGATCGGTTGGTCCTGATGAAACAAGGCCGAATCTGGCATCATGGCCATCCCCGGGATGTGCTCAACGGGAATACCCTGAGCCAGCTTTACGGCGCTCCTATTTTCATCACCGAGCCGGCAGGAATCCCGGCAGTCTTTTCATGA
- the ribD gene encoding bifunctional diaminohydroxyphosphoribosylaminopyrimidine deaminase/5-amino-6-(5-phosphoribosylamino)uracil reductase RibD encodes MTTDHMQLALVQAKKALGNVSPNPAVGAVIVKEGKVVGEGYTQPPGSAHAEIMALSQAGEASRGATLYVTLEPCCHFGRTPPCTEAIVASGIREVHMAMLDPNPLVSGKGKAQLEGSGIKTYLGDREEEAKEINEAYARHITTGMPFVTAKFAMSLDGKIATRTFDSRWISNEQSREYVHQVRWKTDAIMVGVNTVLRDDPQLTARIGGKVRQPLRVIIDSHGRTPLSAKVLQSPDKVLIAATPAIEREQLKQYSDLGVSVLTLPSKDDRVDIDGLLRHLGRQGITSVLVEGGGTLMGSLFDLERVDKVLAFISPMIIGGSQAIPPVAGQGVNSVAEALRLKRIRVERFGDDIMVSGYMR; translated from the coding sequence ATGACGACTGATCACATGCAGCTTGCGCTTGTGCAAGCCAAGAAGGCTCTGGGGAACGTCAGCCCCAACCCGGCAGTCGGGGCTGTAATTGTAAAAGAGGGCAAGGTTGTTGGTGAAGGATACACTCAACCTCCGGGCTCCGCCCACGCCGAGATCATGGCGCTCAGCCAGGCTGGCGAGGCATCCCGAGGAGCCACTCTGTACGTCACTCTCGAACCCTGCTGCCACTTCGGGCGCACCCCACCTTGCACTGAGGCCATAGTCGCCAGCGGCATCCGGGAAGTCCACATGGCCATGCTAGACCCCAACCCACTGGTTTCGGGCAAGGGTAAGGCGCAACTGGAGGGGAGCGGGATCAAGACATACCTCGGCGATCGTGAAGAGGAAGCAAAAGAAATTAACGAAGCCTATGCCAGGCACATCACCACCGGAATGCCTTTTGTCACCGCCAAGTTCGCTATGAGCCTCGATGGAAAAATCGCCACCCGAACCTTTGATTCCCGGTGGATCAGCAATGAACAGTCGAGAGAATACGTTCACCAGGTTCGCTGGAAAACGGATGCAATTATGGTCGGCGTCAATACGGTTCTCCGCGATGATCCTCAACTTACCGCCAGGATAGGAGGAAAAGTCCGTCAGCCTCTTCGGGTGATCATCGATAGCCATGGCCGCACTCCGCTCTCAGCCAAAGTGCTTCAATCACCAGATAAAGTATTGATCGCGGCTACGCCTGCGATAGAGCGGGAACAATTAAAGCAATATTCTGATCTTGGAGTGAGTGTACTTACGCTGCCTTCGAAAGACGATCGGGTGGATATCGATGGTCTGCTCCGCCATCTGGGGCGACAGGGAATCACGAGTGTGCTGGTCGAGGGTGGAGGCACGCTGATGGGTTCGCTCTTCGATCTTGAACGGGTTGACAAGGTCCTGGCATTCATCTCCCCCATGATTATCGGAGGCAGCCAAGCCATACCCCCGGTTGCCGGCCAGGGTGTGAACTCTGTCGCTGAAGCTCTTCGATTGAAACGAATTAGGGTGGAGCGATTCGGGGATGATATAATGGTAAGCGGATACATGAGATAG
- a CDS encoding metal ABC transporter substrate-binding protein: MRRIVSWVKVAVVPLLLVAMLVSLGCSDDSSDASQSNLKVVTSTSLISAIVEAVGGDHVEVVNIIPPSQCPGHFDLKPGDVRKLADADLFLMHGWQGEKFSQSLIASVNNGALIVEKLNIPGNWMTPPVQLQAVDQITALLVREDAENTADYQKAATDCKEEIAAKEAEIKAKLAQASLAGIDVLCSEQQSPFLQWTGLNVVATYGEPDSLTPQVVKDLIDKGREAKATLVIDNLQSGADAGKGIAEELGARRITLSNFPGGFENAETWAKAIDKNIDLLIKALAAH, from the coding sequence ATGAGAAGGATCGTTTCGTGGGTTAAGGTTGCTGTTGTCCCGTTGCTCCTGGTGGCGATGCTGGTTTCTCTGGGGTGTTCGGATGATTCCAGTGATGCGTCCCAATCGAACCTGAAGGTGGTCACATCAACCTCCCTGATTTCCGCTATCGTCGAAGCGGTAGGGGGAGATCATGTCGAAGTAGTCAATATCATTCCGCCCTCACAATGTCCGGGGCATTTCGATCTCAAACCGGGGGATGTTCGGAAGTTGGCCGATGCCGATCTCTTCCTCATGCACGGCTGGCAGGGAGAGAAGTTTTCGCAGTCGCTGATTGCGTCGGTTAATAACGGCGCGCTTATCGTGGAAAAGCTGAATATTCCCGGCAACTGGATGACCCCGCCGGTTCAACTCCAGGCCGTTGATCAGATCACCGCTTTACTGGTCAGAGAAGATGCAGAGAATACTGCGGATTATCAGAAAGCAGCAACAGATTGCAAAGAAGAGATCGCGGCAAAAGAGGCGGAGATCAAGGCGAAGCTGGCCCAAGCGAGTCTTGCCGGAATCGATGTGCTGTGCTCGGAGCAGCAGTCGCCTTTCCTCCAATGGACCGGTTTAAATGTTGTTGCTACCTATGGTGAACCGGATTCACTCACCCCGCAGGTGGTGAAGGATTTGATAGACAAAGGCAGAGAGGCAAAAGCGACACTTGTCATCGATAACCTGCAGAGTGGAGCAGATGCGGGGAAGGGGATCGCCGAGGAGCTTGGTGCCAGACGGATAACGCTTTCCAATTTCCCCGGTGGATTTGAGAATGCCGAAACATGGGCCAAGGCGATCGATAAGAATATCGATTTGCTCATCAAGGCATTGGCAGCCCATTGA
- a CDS encoding metal ABC transporter permease — protein sequence MDLSILSYHFMQNAILAALFGGVACATVGVFVVIMRLSFIGVCLSHAAFAGAMFALWAGFDPLIGAFIFSLASAAVIGPLADRGELNADTSIGIVFSLMIGLAFLFMGLIKGPKTEALNLLWGSILIVTNQDLILLGSVALVVVILVTAFYKEIQSVIFNREIALGVGIPASLVFYGLLFMTGATITVSLPTIGGLLIFSLIINPAAAAYQLTYSLKWLFFLAAALAVLSGWVGLWASYVFDVPSGATIIVVSSVVFAIATLFSPKRKIKRLKEDDEPAPVFQ from the coding sequence ATGGACCTCTCCATTCTGAGTTATCACTTCATGCAGAACGCCATCCTGGCGGCGTTGTTTGGCGGCGTGGCTTGTGCCACTGTGGGAGTCTTCGTAGTGATCATGCGTCTTTCCTTCATCGGGGTCTGCCTTTCCCATGCTGCCTTTGCCGGAGCCATGTTTGCCCTCTGGGCCGGCTTCGATCCGCTGATTGGGGCATTCATCTTCAGCCTGGCCAGCGCTGCCGTGATCGGACCCCTGGCGGATCGGGGGGAACTGAATGCGGATACCTCCATCGGCATTGTCTTTTCGCTGATGATCGGCCTTGCCTTTCTCTTCATGGGACTGATTAAAGGCCCTAAAACTGAGGCGCTCAATCTTCTATGGGGAAGCATTCTCATTGTCACCAATCAGGACTTGATACTCCTCGGGTCAGTGGCGCTGGTGGTGGTAATCCTGGTGACAGCCTTCTACAAAGAGATTCAGTCGGTCATTTTCAATCGCGAAATTGCGCTGGGTGTGGGGATTCCGGCCAGCCTCGTATTCTACGGGCTTTTGTTTATGACCGGCGCCACCATCACCGTCTCACTGCCGACGATCGGCGGGCTGCTTATATTCAGCCTGATCATCAATCCGGCTGCTGCTGCGTACCAGCTAACCTACAGTTTGAAGTGGCTGTTCTTTCTGGCCGCTGCCCTTGCCGTCCTTTCCGGATGGGTAGGGTTGTGGGCTTCTTATGTCTTCGACGTTCCCAGCGGAGCAACCATTATTGTAGTCTCCTCGGTTGTGTTTGCCATTGCTACCCTCTTCTCTCCCAAGCGGAAGATCAAACGGTTGAAGGAGGATGATGAACCAGCGCCAGTATTTCAATGA
- a CDS encoding Fur family transcriptional regulator produces the protein MSCQQTLKEKGYRLTPQRAMILDVLHRAEKHISAEDIYHQVSSNYPEVNKSTVYRTLDLLKGLGLVDEADLGGDKLYYHHAEKGHHHHLICTRCGRTFEVDEGILDPIKDTLIKTHNFVPELRHLPISGHCLTCK, from the coding sequence ATGAGCTGCCAGCAGACATTAAAAGAAAAGGGATACCGGCTCACGCCGCAACGGGCGATGATCCTGGATGTGCTCCATCGTGCTGAGAAGCACATCTCGGCCGAAGATATATATCACCAGGTGTCTTCCAATTATCCGGAAGTGAATAAGTCCACCGTTTACCGGACCCTTGATTTGCTCAAAGGACTGGGCCTGGTGGATGAGGCTGATCTGGGAGGCGACAAGCTCTACTATCATCATGCGGAGAAAGGGCATCACCATCATCTGATCTGCACCCGATGTGGGCGGACATTTGAAGTCGATGAGGGTATCCTTGATCCGATCAAGGATACCCTCATTAAGACGCACAATTTTGTTCCGGAATTAAGGCACCTGCCCATCTCCGGACACTGTTTGACCTGCAAATAA